A stretch of Roseibium porphyridii DNA encodes these proteins:
- a CDS encoding aspartate/glutamate racemase family protein: MHIGLIGGIGPAATDFYYRKLIGAAAAIEKDLELTIVHADTSTLLANLIGNNEAAQCAIYATLTDRLAAAGAQNVVVTSIAGHFCIDRFTEISALPVIDLTKVLSSWLQENGVQTVGILGTETVMSSAMYGKLAPVDVRAPVGDSLHQVHEAYITLARTGQPSDALHKVFLEAGERLISDGAEAVLLGGTDLNAIMSPETSPFPLVDCASIHIEEIARFI, translated from the coding sequence ATGCATATCGGATTGATTGGAGGGATTGGACCGGCGGCAACCGACTTCTATTACCGAAAACTCATTGGAGCCGCTGCTGCGATCGAAAAGGACCTGGAGCTGACGATCGTTCATGCGGACACTTCAACGCTGCTGGCGAACCTGATCGGAAACAATGAAGCTGCGCAATGCGCCATCTACGCAACCTTGACGGATCGCCTCGCCGCTGCAGGAGCACAAAACGTCGTGGTGACATCAATTGCAGGTCATTTCTGTATTGACCGGTTCACCGAAATATCTGCTCTGCCCGTGATTGACCTGACAAAGGTTCTTTCAAGCTGGTTGCAGGAAAATGGTGTGCAGACAGTTGGGATACTTGGAACCGAAACTGTCATGAGTTCGGCCATGTATGGGAAACTCGCACCTGTGGACGTACGAGCGCCGGTTGGCGACAGTCTGCACCAGGTTCACGAAGCTTACATCACCCTTGCCCGAACCGGCCAGCCGTCTGATGCCTTGCACAAGGTCTTTCTGGAAGCCGGCGAGAGACTAATTTCCGATGGCGCTGAAGCTGTTTTGTTGGGCGGCACGGATCTGAATGCCATCATGAGCCCCGAAACGTCTCCGTTTCCCCTTGTCGATTGTGCCAGTATTCATATCGAGGAGATCGCGCGCTTCATATAG
- a CDS encoding DUF5996 family protein produces MSSLPPLPYKNWADTKDTLHLFLQMIGKVRLKAHPKLNHWWHVTLYPHVRGLTTGRIPYGDSGFEILYDMLDHKVIIGRNDGVRKSFSVSGLTVAAFYEALFSRLDDLEVPVKIVGKPYDNKSTVPFPEDHAPRAYDRQAVSDFWRALCRISSTFETYRTSFVGKQTPVQLYWHSFDLVVTRFSGRAHPLEGGTQSDKEAYSHEVISIGFWPGDDSFQEPAFYGYAYPEPVEMNQIALQPGNAFWAEKNGGALAILKYEDARNADDPAKEILSFLNSLYEGAAVKADWPLVDLKHRSL; encoded by the coding sequence ATGAGCTCATTGCCGCCACTTCCCTACAAGAACTGGGCTGACACCAAGGACACGCTGCATTTGTTTCTGCAAATGATTGGAAAAGTGCGGCTGAAGGCGCATCCGAAACTGAACCACTGGTGGCACGTCACGCTATATCCTCACGTGCGCGGCCTGACAACCGGACGGATCCCTTATGGCGATAGCGGTTTTGAGATCCTTTATGACATGCTCGACCACAAGGTCATCATCGGCAGAAACGATGGCGTGCGAAAGTCGTTTTCGGTTTCCGGGCTGACAGTGGCAGCCTTCTATGAGGCACTGTTCTCGCGTTTGGACGATCTTGAGGTCCCTGTAAAAATCGTCGGCAAGCCTTATGACAACAAATCGACTGTCCCCTTCCCCGAAGACCATGCTCCCCGCGCATATGACCGGCAAGCTGTTTCGGATTTCTGGCGCGCGCTGTGCCGGATCTCAAGCACGTTCGAAACCTACAGGACCAGTTTCGTCGGCAAGCAAACACCTGTTCAGCTTTATTGGCACTCGTTCGATCTTGTCGTGACGCGCTTCTCAGGACGTGCACACCCGCTTGAAGGTGGAACACAGTCCGACAAGGAGGCTTATTCTCATGAGGTCATTTCGATTGGTTTCTGGCCGGGCGATGACAGTTTTCAGGAACCGGCATTCTACGGCTATGCCTATCCGGAACCGGTGGAGATGAACCAGATTGCGCTGCAACCCGGCAACGCCTTTTGGGCGGAAAAAAACGGCGGGGCTCTCGCTATCTTGAAATACGAAGACGCACGAAATGCCGACGATCCTGCGAAGGAGATCTTGTCCTTCCTTAATAGCCTTTATGAAGGCGCAGCCGTGAAAGCTGACTGGCCCCTTGTGGATCTGAAGCACCGGTCGCTTTGA
- a CDS encoding class I SAM-dependent methyltransferase, translating to MEGVKKKTLHEEAWAQVYPLTDRQLSPLGLQAMAALALHAGGHVLDVGCGTGQSLLQLVERVGPTGQVVGVDVSRTFLAIAKERTQSFHQIKLIEADAQTVSLPNGSLDAVFSRFGIMAFEDPAAAFANFQKMLKPEGTLGFCCWAELQDNELDLLPLEASGMLARVDQTPFSFSEPVFIRKILKGAGFHDIAITPHKVPVSCGGIEETMDVLLRVGALGKIVREDPDLRPQIEPLLRKVLIDRSGREHVHLTASIFVVTASA from the coding sequence ATGGAAGGCGTCAAGAAAAAAACTCTTCATGAAGAAGCCTGGGCACAGGTCTATCCGTTGACCGACCGGCAGCTTTCACCCCTTGGACTTCAAGCTATGGCAGCCTTGGCACTACACGCTGGCGGCCATGTCCTCGATGTTGGGTGCGGCACGGGGCAAAGCCTTTTGCAACTTGTTGAAAGAGTTGGACCGACCGGGCAGGTCGTCGGTGTTGATGTGTCCCGAACCTTCTTGGCTATTGCAAAGGAACGGACGCAATCCTTTCACCAGATCAAGTTGATTGAAGCAGATGCACAGACCGTCTCCTTGCCAAATGGAAGCCTCGATGCGGTCTTTTCGCGTTTCGGTATCATGGCATTTGAAGATCCTGCTGCCGCCTTTGCCAACTTTCAGAAAATGCTCAAGCCTGAGGGAACGCTGGGATTTTGTTGCTGGGCTGAGCTTCAGGACAATGAGTTGGATCTGCTGCCTCTTGAAGCTTCGGGAATGCTTGCCAGGGTCGATCAAACGCCGTTCAGCTTTTCAGAGCCTGTCTTTATTCGAAAGATACTGAAAGGTGCCGGATTTCACGATATTGCCATCACCCCTCACAAAGTGCCTGTCTCTTGCGGTGGTATTGAGGAAACGATGGACGTTCTTCTCAGGGTTGGAGCATTGGGAAAGATCGTTCGAGAAGATCCGGATCTTCGACCGCAGATCGAACCGCTTTTGCGGAAGGTGTTGATTGACAGAAGCGGCAGGGAACATGTGCACCTCACTGCATCTATCTTTGTTGTAACAGCATCAGCCTGA
- a CDS encoding LysR family transcriptional regulator, with the protein MSLDLRHIESFVAVADTRSFSSAAERTGTVQSAVSAHIRLLEQRLSRKLVERGRGKPVSLTNDGNAFLIKARRLLVLADEAMEGSSISGTASPIRLGTTMTFALSALPPALARFATAAPDNPVTVTTARSHDLRDLLDNGSIDIALVLDQGPHTGRIETVPVSLVWTAVPSFAYDSSRPLPLAFLNDARDLRRHALTALDTEPERQTELQFHADPVGLRAVLLAGLAATILPRPALSEKLIDIGPRFKLPQLGAVPVSIYVAAKQEREAVRTLVEELHRQIDRNPR; encoded by the coding sequence ATGTCTCTTGATCTCCGCCATATAGAAAGCTTTGTCGCAGTTGCCGACACGCGCAGCTTCTCGTCAGCTGCAGAAAGAACCGGCACGGTACAATCGGCTGTGAGTGCTCACATTCGTCTCCTGGAGCAGAGACTGTCCCGAAAACTGGTAGAGCGTGGACGCGGCAAACCCGTCAGCCTCACAAATGATGGAAACGCCTTTCTGATAAAGGCGCGCCGCCTTTTGGTACTGGCCGATGAAGCCATGGAAGGATCCTCAATCAGTGGAACAGCTTCGCCCATCCGGCTCGGCACCACAATGACGTTCGCCCTGTCGGCGCTGCCGCCTGCACTGGCCAGATTTGCAACGGCGGCACCGGACAACCCGGTAACTGTTACGACAGCGCGCAGTCACGACCTTCGGGATCTCCTCGACAACGGCAGCATCGACATTGCTCTGGTTCTGGATCAGGGACCACATACCGGACGCATTGAGACCGTGCCCGTATCACTCGTGTGGACCGCCGTTCCATCCTTTGCATATGACAGTTCAAGACCGCTGCCACTCGCATTCCTGAATGACGCGCGCGATCTGCGCCGTCACGCTCTCACCGCGCTAGACACTGAGCCGGAAAGACAGACCGAATTGCAATTCCATGCCGACCCGGTTGGCCTCAGAGCTGTATTGCTTGCCGGTCTGGCTGCAACAATTCTGCCGCGCCCGGCCTTGTCCGAGAAACTGATCGACATTGGACCGCGTTTCAAGCTTCCCCAGCTCGGTGCAGTTCCCGTCTCAATCTACGTGGCCGCAAAGCAAGAGCGTGAAGCGGTGCGCACGCTGGTGGAAGAGCTACATCGTCAGATTGATCGTAACCCCCGCTAG
- a CDS encoding sulfite exporter TauE/SafE family protein: MTFEAYLLAALAVFLTGISKSGFAGGLGILGVPLVALTMPPQSAATLLLPVLLLIDIVSVWRFRASWKARTIMALLPGAGIGIGLGMIGFSSLDPNLLKIGIGLLALWFVVRQVFGDKTVAGTLGRLGAAKIFVASLVSGFAGFVAHAGGPPIKGTILSLGLGKSAFVGTNAMFFFILNLAKAGGYASLGLFSVSGLLSSAALVPFTLMGIWAGFALHDRVPQRLFVRMAFGLLALAGLNLLVFGGAGLLTGAV; encoded by the coding sequence ATGACGTTTGAAGCCTATCTCCTCGCCGCACTGGCTGTTTTTCTGACCGGCATCTCCAAAAGTGGATTTGCGGGTGGTCTGGGCATACTCGGTGTCCCACTCGTCGCCTTGACCATGCCACCGCAATCGGCGGCAACGCTGTTGCTCCCGGTTCTTCTCTTGATTGACATTGTTTCGGTCTGGCGTTTTCGTGCCTCCTGGAAGGCGCGAACGATTATGGCTCTTCTTCCGGGTGCCGGCATCGGGATCGGTCTCGGAATGATCGGGTTTTCAAGCCTCGATCCCAACCTGTTAAAGATCGGCATCGGGCTGTTGGCGCTCTGGTTTGTGGTACGCCAGGTCTTTGGAGACAAAACAGTTGCGGGCACACTTGGACGTCTGGGCGCCGCGAAAATCTTCGTTGCAAGCCTTGTGTCGGGATTCGCCGGATTTGTGGCGCATGCAGGCGGTCCGCCGATAAAAGGAACGATCCTCAGCCTGGGGTTGGGCAAGTCAGCGTTTGTGGGAACAAATGCGATGTTCTTCTTCATCCTCAATCTTGCAAAGGCAGGTGGGTATGCTTCACTTGGGTTGTTTTCGGTTTCTGGTCTTTTGTCGTCCGCCGCTCTCGTCCCTTTTACGCTGATGGGTATCTGGGCAGGCTTTGCGCTGCATGACAGGGTACCGCAGCGCCTGTTCGTGCGCATGGCTTTTGGCCTGCTTGCCCTTGCCGGTCTGAACCTCCTGGTCTTTGGGGGAGCGGGGCTGTTGACGGGAGCGGTCTGA
- a CDS encoding GNAT family N-acetyltransferase — MKTRLLRVESETHWSTYHSIRQHVLYELRGRNGYDENHPDEYKEQNIPLLFLWDDQPVGTVRLDQENENTLGVVRLVAILPNFQRQGIGTAMMQEIETFAANRGIRQLKTQAAKDAITFYEKLGWHIIDSSKRNPLMLKILP, encoded by the coding sequence ATGAAGACAAGACTGTTGCGAGTTGAAAGCGAGACGCATTGGAGTACCTACCATTCCATCAGACAGCACGTTCTCTACGAATTGCGGGGCCGGAACGGGTATGATGAAAATCATCCCGACGAGTACAAGGAGCAAAACATTCCGCTCTTATTCTTGTGGGACGATCAACCTGTTGGAACAGTCCGCCTTGATCAGGAAAATGAAAACACTCTCGGTGTTGTGCGGCTAGTAGCAATCTTGCCAAACTTTCAAAGGCAAGGGATCGGCACTGCTATGATGCAGGAAATCGAAACATTTGCAGCGAACAGGGGCATTAGGCAATTGAAGACACAGGCCGCAAAAGACGCCATTACTTTCTACGAAAAGCTAGGCTGGCATATAATCGACAGCAGTAAGCGTAATCCCCTGATGCTGAAAATTCTGCCATGA
- a CDS encoding fasciclin domain-containing protein → MKKSVLALAASLCLFASTSNAKTIVDIAGGDERFSTLVAAVQAAGLQDALQGPGPFTVFAPVNDAFAALPEGTVETLLKPENKDQLTNVLLYHVDDRKLTSSNIPVGSNYFKPLLTSERTCITRSGDGVQIADGSGASANVIIADIQAENGVIHVIDKVLLPGDRPACH, encoded by the coding sequence ATGAAAAAGAGCGTCCTCGCGCTAGCAGCATCATTGTGTCTTTTTGCAAGTACTTCAAACGCAAAGACAATCGTAGATATCGCCGGAGGCGATGAGCGTTTCAGTACTTTGGTCGCTGCTGTTCAAGCCGCTGGACTACAGGACGCCTTGCAGGGACCAGGCCCGTTCACGGTGTTCGCTCCCGTCAATGACGCATTTGCTGCACTTCCCGAAGGCACGGTGGAAACCCTTCTCAAGCCGGAAAACAAGGATCAGCTGACCAACGTCCTGCTTTATCACGTTGACGACCGTAAGCTGACTTCGAGCAACATTCCGGTTGGTTCAAACTACTTCAAGCCGCTTTTGACCAGCGAGCGCACCTGCATCACGCGCTCGGGTGACGGCGTTCAAATCGCAGACGGCAGCGGAGCGTCTGCAAATGTCATCATTGCTGACATTCAAGCCGAGAACGGCGTGATCCATGTCATCGACAAAGTGCTGCTGCCGGGTGACAGGCCTGCCTGCCACTAA